One segment of Coffea arabica cultivar ET-39 chromosome 7c, Coffea Arabica ET-39 HiFi, whole genome shotgun sequence DNA contains the following:
- the LOC113698922 gene encoding uncharacterized protein — translation MKRRAASLGTAAAAANCTTLASFLSAFPSSKPQLAFCSAIATSSDKIRNHQHQIGTSSGNVLQFLSGLKGRIDSIDSLDDALNLYQQMVRIRPLPYVFCFNRLVDRIIKMKKHYSSAVSVFRDMYVRGIPFNDCTLNVVINCYSLLGRVNLGFSVLGVFFKRGILPDVVTFNTLLKGLFREHKVPQAQELFKKIIFEKLCEPNEVMFLIVIDGLCKVGNTQKAVEFLRVMEKRRRCKPNVNVYNTIIDSFCKDKMVSEALALSQEMIEKGIPPDVVTYNCLIGGQCNLNRWKDVTKLFSEMTDYKITPDVVSFNTVVDALCKEGQIEAAEEVVGIMIRQGHNPNLVTYSSLMDGYCLKWRIDEARRAFDAMITSGITPDLHSYGILINGYCKHKKVEAAMNIFREIQHKGLTPNIVVYTTVLQGLYSVGSYLSAREVFDEMRTAGIKPNFYTYCVMLDGLCKTGHVDEALQLFHSMEADGIDHHIGMYSIILDGLCKLGRLDSARDLFDNLFVKGLDPDVPAYTTMIAGLLSQGLLTEAKELFQKMEENGCLAGSVTFNVILQELLKGGHYDDAIVYHEEMVRRGFLLDASTFSILLDSSTEKQKNPSLLMLMLKIGPDSKKFTDGG, via the coding sequence ATGAAGAGAAGAGCGGCTTCATTAGgtactgctgctgctgctgctaatTGTACTACTCTTGCTTCATTTCTCTCTGCATTCCCAAGCTCTAAACCCCAATTAGCGTTCTGTTCAGCTATAGCAACTAGTAGTGATAAAATTAGAAATCATCAGCACCAAATTGGGACGTCTTCTGGTAACGTTTTGCAATTTCTTTCTGGGTTGAAGGGTAGGATTGATAGTATTGACAGTCTTGATGATGCTCTGAACTTATACCAGCAGATGGTCCGGATCAGGCCTCTGCCCTATGTCTTTTGTTTCAATCGACTGGTGGACCGCATTATTAAGATGAAGAAGCATTATTCATCTGCTGTCTCAGTTTTCAGAGATATGTACGTCAGGGGCATTCCTTTTAATGACTGCACCCTCAATGTTGTGATTAATTGTTACAGTCTCTTGGGTCGAGTGAATTTGGGGTTTTCTGTATTGGGTGTCTTCTTCAAGCGTGGTATTCTGCCCGACGTAGTCACCTTCAATACTCTACTTAAAGGACTCTTTCGGGAACATAAGGTTCCCCAAGCACAAGAATTGTTTAAGAAGATAATATTTGAAAAGCTTTGCGAGCCTAATGAAGTTATGTTTCTGATTGTGATAGATGGGCTCTGTAAGGTGGGCAACACTCAAAAAGCTGTTGAATTCCTAAGAGTcatggaaaaaagaagaagatgtaAGCCCAATGTTAATGTGTACAATACTATCATTGACAGCTTTTGCAAAGATAAAATGGTCAGTGAAGCTCTTGCCCTTTCGCAGGAGATGATTGAAAAGGGCATTCCCCCAGATGTTGTCACttataattgtttgattggtggTCAATGCAATTTAAATAGATGGAAAGACGTTACAAAGCTCTTTTCTGAGATGACGGATTACAAAATTACTCCAGATGTTGTTTCTTTTAATACAGTGGTGGACGCACTGTGTAAGGAAGGACAAATCGAAGCGGCTGAAGAGGTAGTCGGCATCATGATTAGGCAAGGCCACAATCCCAATCTGGTCACATACAGTTCCTTAATGGATGGATACTGTTTAAAGTGGCGAATAGATGAAGCAAGGAGGGCCTTTGATGCCATGATTACTAGCGGCATTACTCCTGACCTCCATAGCTATGGTATTCTGATAAATGGCTATTGCAAGCACAAGAAAGTGGAAGCAGCCATGAATATCTTTCGTGAGATTCAGCATAAAGGTTTAACACCTAATATTGTTGTTTATACCACTGTCTTGCAGGGGCTATATAGCGTAGGAAGCTATCTTAGTGCAAGAGAAGTTTTTGATGAGATGCGAACTGCCGGCATAAAGCCTAATTTTTACACTTACTGTGTGATGTTGGATGGATTATGCAAGACTGGACATGTCGACGAAGCATTGCAGTTATTCCATTCAATGGAAGCTGATGGAATCGATCATCATATAGGCATGTACAGTATCATCCTTGATGGTTTGTGCAAACTTGGGAGGCTAGATAGTGCTCGTGATCTTTTTGACAATCTCTTTGTTAAAGGATTGGATCCTGATGTCCCAGCATACACCACAATGATTGCTGGCCTGCTTTCACAAGGCCTGCTCACGGAAGCTAAAGAGCTTTTtcagaaaatggaagaaaatggttGCCTGGCAGGTAGCGTTACATTCAATGTTATTCTGCAAGAACTCCTTAAAGGAGGCCATTATGACGATGCAATAGTCTACCATGAAGAAATGGTTCGTAGAGGTTTCTTGCTAGATGCATCTACTTTTTCCATTTTACTTGATTCATCTactgaaaaacagaaaaatccttcTCTACTTATGTTGATGCTGAAGATTGGTCCTGATAGCAAGAAGTTTACGGACGGGGGATAA